Proteins from a genomic interval of Pseudophryne corroboree isolate aPseCor3 chromosome 4, aPseCor3.hap2, whole genome shotgun sequence:
- the LOC134910125 gene encoding serine/arginine repetitive matrix protein 1-like has protein sequence MSRDKQTRSAPSPTPSDISLQSNEEWEPTQEADATDQASSDQPRSSRAHEKSKKKPSKKARSQPEEQSEEEASGEEAGQKKPRGPRYTEAENCVLVDCVDRSYDVLYGSRAQKTAFKVKRNIWESIASQVTAISGNRRSTQNCLKRYSDCRRQTKKKMGIQRRHETATGGGPALNLKWLPWENVIRRRLNPVMVEGVRGGVDSSRPAGFLEEEEPPRRRRKAGDQPSKRRSDDRPAQRTSPAHRTSPAHGPLPVQQASAAARGPSTAPQASRAHRSSPVRHSSSSRSWSPVHQTTSVHRLSPVHQTPSATTPQDGRQTTAPARRPSPDRRLSRSSGTVTEEPQDTTLVDPSLDLFESTGLTDETFLGFEDSRADVSSQTLEKSSETRTSGAPGAAASQDGEVVPRTSSGLASGVGSYFRPDLLQESSEDDEVEVQEAPVTTSLPAQMNVVADIQEGQNPSTVQRVHTLASEIGTRQDTYTNVVGSRLDNIERTMEKMSNNLHELQKTISDSTATILQIIIEDRRENRNILNIMSDSLVKLVEKTTCLAESNKNMSDSHRHSASSQQLIATTLQMIYDKLPEPAHQHAGDPPYPPSQATRTHRTLPQVPSQYSQSQMYQGYTGMYPTPQMPPPPAAHSSAAWAPRASRHTPQPPRTSTPYQGEEEDPDRLPP, from the exons atgtcaagggacaaacaaacccgatccgccccttcccccaccccctcggatatatccctgcaaagcaatgaggagtgggagccaacccaggaggcggatgcgaccgaccaggcatctagtgaccagccgcggtcgtcaagggcccatgagaagtccaagaaaaagcctagtaaaaag gcaagaagccagccagaggagcagtcggaggaggaagcctctggtgaagaagcaggacagaaaaagccgcgtggacccagatacactgaggcggaaaactgtgtcctagtggattgcgtcgacaggtcctacgacgttttgtatggaTCAAGGGCACAGAAAACAGCATTTAAGGTAAAGCGGAACATCTGGGAATCCATCGCCAGTCAAGTAACTGCAATTTCTGGAAACCGTCGGAGCACCCaaaattgcttgaagcggtacagtgattgccgcagacagaccaagaagaagatggggattcagcgccgacatgagacagctacgggaggtggcccggctctcaatttgaagtggctaccctgggagaacgttattagaaggcgcttgaaccctgtcatggtcgaaggagttcgcggaggtgtggactccagccgtcctgctggctttctcgaggaggaagaaccgcccagaagacggaggaaggcgggagaccagccgtccaaaaggaggtctgatg acagacctgcccagaggacatcacctgcgcacaggacatcgccagcgcacggaccgttacctgtgcagcaggcatcggcagcagcgcgcggaccatcaactgcgccgcaagcatcgcgagcacacagatcgtcacctgtgcgccacagttcgtcatcgcgcagttggtcacctgtgcaccagacgacatcagtgcacagactatcacctgtgcaccagacaccgtcggcgaccacaccacaagatgggcgccaaactacagctcctgcgcgcaggccatcaccagatcgtcgtctctccaggagctctgggactgtgactgaagagcctcaagacacaacccttgtggacccatcactcgatctgtttgagtctacagggttaactgacgaaacttttcttgggtttgaggacagccgtgcagatgtatccagccagacccttgaaaagtcttccgaaacgaggacaagtggagctcctggagcagcggcatcacaggatggagaag tggtgccacgaaccagcagcggactagcttcgggggtTGGTtcgtacttcaggccggatctcctacaggagtcgtcagaggatgacgaggtggaagtgcaggaggctccagttactacatccctgc ctgcccaaatgaatgtggtggcagacatccaggaagggcagaatccctcaactgttcagagggttcacaccctggcatcagagattgggacacgccaggatacatacacaaatgttgtgggaagcagactggacaacattgagaggacaatggagaaaatgtccaacaatctgcatgaactgcagaagactatttccgacagcacggccacaatactacagatCATAATTGAAGATCGTAGGGAGAATAGGAACATACTTAACATCATGTCCGATTCCTTGGTCAAGCTTGTGGAAAAAACCACATGTTTGGCAGAAAGCAATAAGAACATGTCGGATAGTCATCGACACTCCGCTTCCAGCCAAcagctcatcgcaaccacactgcagatgatctatgataagctcccagaaccagctcatcaacacgctggtgatccaccatatccgccgtctcaagccacaaggacgcatcgtacccttcctcaagtcccatcccagtacagtcagtcacagatgtaccagggatatacagggatgtaccccaccccccagatgcctccaccaccagccGCACATTCTTCAGCAGCATGGGCACCGAGGGCCAGTCGACatactccccagcctcccaggacatccacgccctatcagggggaagaagaggatccggacagacttccaccataa